A single genomic interval of Syntrophaceae bacterium harbors:
- a CDS encoding IS256 family transposase — translation MNDRLDRYLDEVGRSLADRRNGSYCRHLLTELGDIELRVPRSRKTSMIGVVRAYARRIGCVERMILACFVLGISTRKIAHALMPVLGEPVSATTVSRVARRLDAAVSAFHRRPLRRAYRFLLFDGVVLKRRTGAGASTRVVLVVLGVTAQGRKEIIDFRIAHAESQSAWEVFLTDLYRRGLTGEGLEMIITDGGRGLLAALPFVYPQVPLQRCWVHKTRNVLNYARKSDQAAMKKDLHAISHAASLREAQAVLQRFCRIWRPLYPKAVKSLMSHEEELLAFFRLPHPKLWPTIRTTNLIERRFREVRRRTRPMGVFSDRTSMERILYAIFTHENLKEKTMTPFLVMTHNT, via the coding sequence GTGAACGACCGGCTGGACCGCTATCTCGACGAGGTGGGCCGCTCGCTGGCGGACCGGCGCAACGGCAGCTACTGCCGTCACCTGCTCACCGAGCTGGGGGATATCGAGCTGCGGGTGCCCCGGAGCCGCAAGACCAGCATGATCGGGGTGGTCCGGGCCTACGCCCGCCGCATCGGCTGCGTGGAGCGGATGATCCTGGCGTGCTTTGTCCTCGGGATCTCCACCCGCAAGATCGCCCACGCCCTGATGCCGGTTCTGGGCGAGCCCGTCAGCGCCACGACGGTGAGCCGGGTGGCCCGGAGGCTCGATGCGGCCGTGAGCGCCTTCCACAGACGGCCGCTGCGCCGAGCCTACCGGTTCCTGCTGTTCGACGGGGTGGTGCTCAAGCGCAGAACCGGAGCCGGGGCCTCCACGCGCGTCGTCCTGGTGGTCCTGGGGGTGACGGCCCAGGGCCGCAAGGAGATCATCGACTTCCGGATCGCCCACGCCGAGTCACAGAGCGCCTGGGAGGTCTTCCTCACGGATCTGTATCGACGGGGACTCACGGGCGAGGGGCTCGAGATGATCATCACCGACGGGGGCCGGGGCCTGCTGGCCGCCCTGCCCTTTGTCTATCCGCAGGTGCCCCTGCAGCGCTGCTGGGTGCATAAAACCCGCAACGTCCTCAACTACGCCCGCAAGAGCGACCAGGCCGCCATGAAGAAGGACCTGCACGCCATCAGCCATGCCGCCTCTCTGCGCGAGGCCCAAGCCGTCCTGCAGCGCTTCTGCCGCATCTGGCGCCCGCTCTATCCCAAGGCCGTCAAGAGCCTCATGAGCCACGAGGAAGAACTCCTGGCGTTCTTCCGGCTGCCCCATCCCAAGCTCTGGCCCACGATCCGGACCACCAACCTCATCGAACGCAGATTCCGCGAGGTCCGCAGGAGAACCCGCCCCATGGGCGTCTTCTCCGATCGAACCAGCATGGAGAGAATCCTCTATGCCATCTTTACCCATGAGAACCTGAAAGAAAAAACCATGACCCCTTTCCTCGTCATGACACATAACACTTGA
- a CDS encoding LysM peptidoglycan-binding domain-containing protein, whose protein sequence is MSPRMLRLTLVSTALAAFGLLSIPSTVLSQEDTAHLVLRKKAAAKDGPSVYVVQKGDSLSRIIRRKLGRQAAGSASVRRQVMKLNPQIRNPDRIYPGQRIALPRLGDAPGGPTHVVNKGDTLSQILHDRLGIAAGEMAAWIRLVMQLNPGLSDPDRIYPGQALLLPRKDRAPDVPAVQPAAPQAEGAAVQTAAAAFQPTDRELAVIAAVVRRTGGDLLRSGKYFVPLTETEHLVVDCADIPMAELGDGSRIFLDFGRRIPDEAAALLRARWGNFTVLHEPGTDGLFSVLEGIFGASAQYAFRRPAEPLMLGTTAGIGLRPDRVLVRRPADGGEQVLAVIFRASAQTPTIPEPVARYAEGKGISLLEIDGGSGSLRERQAAPAPAGPTVLQGGGNRAFVGSLLEALGYTYKTDQPIPLPEAAQQRDPPVLRADYVVRIGTRTAVIQFGETATPAQVKLCEGGMDLIQVAGSDERKTVVEKVLRGLEVPYAAEIEEFRPPGEGEPPRWLLTLSAFRVTTAGGTLYLVADDADRGICAYIGERWARRIALY, encoded by the coding sequence ATGAGCCCGCGGATGTTGCGCCTGACTCTCGTCTCCACCGCCCTGGCGGCATTCGGCCTCCTTTCGATCCCCTCCACTGTGCTTTCCCAGGAGGACACGGCCCACCTCGTCCTGCGGAAAAAGGCGGCGGCCAAGGACGGCCCGTCCGTCTACGTCGTGCAGAAGGGCGACAGCCTCTCGAGGATCATCCGGCGGAAGCTCGGCAGGCAGGCCGCGGGGTCCGCCTCGGTCCGCAGGCAGGTCATGAAGCTCAACCCCCAGATCCGCAACCCCGACCGGATCTATCCCGGCCAGAGGATCGCCCTGCCCCGCCTCGGCGATGCGCCGGGCGGGCCCACCCATGTCGTCAACAAGGGGGATACCCTCTCGCAGATTCTTCATGACCGGCTCGGGATCGCGGCAGGCGAGATGGCGGCGTGGATCAGGCTGGTCATGCAGCTCAACCCCGGGCTCTCCGACCCGGACCGGATCTACCCCGGGCAGGCCCTGCTGCTGCCCCGCAAGGACCGGGCGCCGGACGTGCCCGCCGTGCAGCCGGCGGCGCCGCAGGCCGAGGGAGCGGCCGTGCAGACCGCTGCGGCGGCCTTCCAGCCGACCGACCGCGAGCTGGCCGTCATCGCGGCGGTCGTGCGTCGCACCGGCGGAGACCTCCTGCGCAGCGGCAAATACTTCGTCCCGCTGACCGAGACGGAGCACCTGGTCGTCGACTGCGCGGACATCCCCATGGCGGAGCTCGGCGACGGGAGCCGGATCTTCCTGGATTTCGGCCGCCGGATCCCCGACGAGGCGGCCGCACTCCTGCGCGCCCGATGGGGAAACTTCACGGTGCTGCACGAACCGGGGACCGACGGGCTCTTCTCCGTGCTGGAAGGCATCTTCGGCGCATCCGCGCAGTACGCATTCCGCCGTCCCGCAGAGCCCCTGATGCTGGGGACGACGGCAGGCATCGGGCTTCGCCCGGACCGGGTCCTCGTGCGCCGGCCGGCCGACGGCGGGGAACAGGTCCTTGCCGTCATCTTCCGGGCGTCGGCTCAGACCCCGACGATCCCGGAGCCCGTCGCACGGTATGCCGAGGGCAAGGGAATCTCCCTGCTCGAGATCGACGGGGGGAGCGGCTCCCTGCGCGAGCGGCAGGCGGCCCCGGCCCCCGCCGGGCCCACCGTCCTGCAGGGCGGGGGCAACCGGGCGTTCGTCGGTTCGCTGCTCGAGGCCCTGGGGTACACGTACAAGACAGACCAGCCGATCCCCCTCCCGGAAGCCGCGCAGCAGAGGGACCCCCCTGTGCTGCGCGCGGATTACGTCGTGCGCATCGGCACCCGCACGGCCGTCATCCAATTCGGGGAGACGGCGACACCCGCTCAGGTCAAGCTCTGCGAGGGGGGAATGGATCTCATCCAGGTCGCGGGAAGCGACGAGAGGAAGACCGTCGTCGAGAAGGTGCTCCGGGGACTCGAGGTCCCGTATGCCGCGGAAATCGAGGAATTCCGGCCGCCGGGGGAGGGAGAGCCGCCCCGGTGGCTGCTCACGCTGAGCGCCTTCAGGGTCACCACGGCGGGCGGCACGCTCTACCTCGTTGCCGACGACGCGGACCGAGGGATCTGCGCGTACATCGGCGAGCGCTGGGCACGCAGGATCGCCCTGTACTGA